CTGTCCCGCCCTCCATGAGGGAGGGTGTTCCCTTCTTCCATACCCTAACTGTCTAGCATTATACAAGGTACCCTGATGCTTACCCCTCAAACTACTCACGTCAATCAGAAAAACTCTTGTTAAAAAACAAGGGACAAGGCGTCATGTTATCTCAGCCAGGCTGCCCGCCCCAGCCCCCCAACAGGTGGCATGCCAGGTGGGGGGATAGGCGGGGGCACAGGTGGCTGTCCCCCAGGGGGGACAGCAGGAGGCGGGTAGCTAGCAGGTGGCAGGCCCAATCCTGGAGGAGGGTGAGGTGGGACTGCATGGGCGGGGGGcaggcgggggggtgggggtgggaaattggggttgtatgtggggggaggcggggggtaccctggagtggggggggggaatggtgggtgggggaaaggaggctgggggtgggggcacaggtggtgggggcgGGTTGGGAGGGTAGACATGGGGGTGGTAGGGAAGGTGGGCGGGTGGGCCGTAGGCTGGGGGCAGGGCGCCATAGGAAGGGCCCTCGGTCTTCATCATGGACTGCAGGCTCTGGTAGCCCTCTCCAGACATGTAGGAGCTGGTGGTGGACATCCCGGTCATGTAGCTCGaggggggcgggggtggaggCCGATGCGGCAGCGGTGGGGGTTGGTGCACAGGGGCTGGATGGGCTGGAGGTGGAATCTGGACTTTGGGGAGGTCACCAGCTTCCACTGGACCAGGTGGCTCGCCATCACCTAAGGCAGTGGCCAGGGGAGGCTTCCGGTCtgcaggggagagagaaatcagcacCTGTCTTGTTTAGCAGCATTGGCATTTGGAAAAAAGCCCAAGTTGGTCAAGTGAAGGAGATGGAATTAGAGAAAGAAGTGCATCAAAcagctttctcactctcttttacTGAAGAGAAGCACAAGGGAACCCACTGCTATTTCCTTGCTAACCCAAGACACCCTGTGCCCAGAACCAGGCCACAGGCCCCATGTGTCTCTCCAAAGCCTCACTGCATGTTTTGGCTGTGATGAGGGTTACACGCCTGGGAGATGCTACCAGGAGATACCCCCACCCCAAATGTGAGAAGGAACACCACTCTTAAGAGCAAGCCCTGCTGGTTGCAGAGAAGACACCAGGGCACAGCCACACACCCGCTGCTTTTCCATAGCCTAGAACTGACATCTGCTGTTCCTCGTGGCTCACGTGCAGGTGAATTAAATTTCAGGTTAGCAAATACATACATCTGAGGGCCTTACCAGAAGAAGATCAGACAGACCTGTATGGAGCTCTACTCCTTAGAGCTCAGGGCAGGCAATATGCTGGTTGCAGAAACAACTGCATTAAATGCCAACCCTTTTAAATTCCTCTTACTGACTCCAAGACGACTAGGGTCACAAATACGCTTATCCATCTTTTAGAAAATGGCTCCTGAGGCCAAGTGGTAATGACTAGTTTaggctacatggcaagacccAGTTTCAACAGTAACAAAACCCAACACAAAAGAAACCTGCCCTAACAGCTTGATCTCAAACACTTGCTTACTGCACTAAAACAGGTCTCTTCCCAGCACCacttcctctctgcctttctgtcctcTGCTGCCATCTGGCGGCCATGAGATTCCTAAATGCACCATAAGACTGGCTGTTTACCttacatctctccagaccatgttGTGAGGCACAGAAACTACAACCCTGGCTCCTAGACTCCCTCCCCCGCTTCCCTGGTGCTTCCACATGACCAGTGGATTCCAGTGTATCCCAGGACCTTACCTGAGGTAGCTCTTGCAGCCCCAGCCCACCTTTACTGCCCTATCCACCTTCAGAAATGCAGTGCTTGCCAGGCTCCACTCACATCCAACCACAGCCCTCCTGGCACCTGATCTGTCTTGCCTCTCAGGTCCTGCCACTGTGCCTTGGGAGGGAGTTCCTTAATAGCCTGAGACCTCCGTAGTGGCTGCTCTGCAGATCTTTAGCACAGGCACCTGACCGATTGCCCTGGACTCCTCACACGTGCCGCAGCCCACCACAGCCTTAAGCAGAGTAAGAAACCACTCACTGAGATGGTATCCTTTTTACAGCAAGGTTCTAATTCTCTTTGGCTCCATGTAGAACACAATCCTTCTATTCTTAGAGCACATAAGCTACTGTAACACGTGAACAACGAGGAAGCTAGCGGGCAGCTTGTTTGCTGCAGGCATGAGCTCACAGCTGAGGCCAGCCATGGGCACCAAGCACCATCAGCAGTGGACTAACAAGGGTGAGAGTCCGTGGGAGGCCCACTAGTCCTCAGGAAGAAGGCCCGCCTGCtctagctcagtgcttcagcATCTCCCAGCTCCCTGTGCCTGCCGAGAGCTCTACGCTCCATGTCACTCCTCAGTGACTGAACATTTACTTATTCTTCAAAAAGCGCCAGGAAGATGTCCTGTTACTAAGTAAGCAGGTCTGAGAGATGGCAGTTTAAGGACCATCTTGTCCAGATCTGGATAAATGTTCTTGAGCTGGCATAGTCTGGTTTccctaaaatttatttaactTGTGTGAGGTTGAGCATTTCTGGATGTGATAGGCCAGAAAGCATTCATATCTATGAAATTTACAACATCTACAAATACCTAGCTTGTCAAAccagccatttcaaacaaaaGAGCCTGCCCAGGCTATCTCATCTGCAGATGGCTCCAAAGACACTGGCTGAATGGGGTGGGGTCAGCAGCACTTACCTGGAGGTGGATGTGCTGGGGGTAAAGGTGGGTGGGTGGTCTCAAGTTTGGGGATTTTAGGTGGTGGTGgttctaaaaaaaagaaatgtggattGAAAAAGCCACTCATACCCACTTTATGTGAGCACAGATGTcataaaggcaaaagaaaaatgtaCTGTCAGATTTCGTTGGGAGAAAAGGAACAGACATGACCAAGATTTTAAAGGATCTAGAGCAAGGCTTTAGTTGAACTCACTAATCCTGTTAAAATAACAGCATTACAAATGCTTCCTTTACCCAAAAGACACAGCCAATGAACTGCTTACAGACAGCATAATGGCTGCTGTGTTCTTGCTGGCCACTTAGAACAAGTCCTTCCGCTATGTGAACAGGCAGTGACAGCTCAGAACGCTGACAGGCCTGCACCACAGTGTCAAGTCACCACGCCTCCAGTGCTTACACGACATACCTTCACCTGTCTCATTCAGACATAGCTCTCAAATACTGACTGATAGTTGGCAGCCTGTCAAGAGAGCACACCAAGTGTCACAACACTGATCCGGAGGCTCTGCCCGAAGCGGAGGCAGAGTGCACCAGGCCTTTGTGGAGAGCACTCCAGGGGGAGGCTGGCAGGCCAGGTCAGGTCCTGCCATGTGACCAGTGCCCACAGTCTACAGCAGTTAAGTTACCAGAACAGGCTGTGGGGAAGTCCAAACTTCTCCATTTCAAGAGGCAGAAAGCATGCAACACAAATGACAAAGAATTTCATAGTTGCTTATTTTCTGTTTGGGCTTTTGTCCTGAAACTTTAGGCCTGCTTAGTCCTCACTGTCTACCACTCAGGCTGGAGGGTCTCTGCCTGCTGATCACTTTTTCTTGGTTTCCCATCTGCAACACAGGCTGAATTCCTGGTTGGGTCCTCTTTCTCTTAACCTCTTTCTTCAGAGCCCAAGTCCTTTCTCTTCGATACAACTATACTGcatgtccatttttctttttgtaaagacGAGGTCATGTTAGGTAGTCTAGAtaagcctcgaactcatgatttTCTTGCCTTTGCCCCCAGAATGCCAAGATGACAGGCTTAGCTTGTACAACTGCATTTCCAAGGTTCGTCCCTCATGTTTCACTCCTGGCCCCCTGGTAGCACTTCACACTGGACCTTTTCCTTCTGACTCTGTTACCACTGTTAGCCCTGCCTGCCTTCCCAGACAGCAGAGCTCAAGCATCTCCAGAGAGCTGACTGGCTGCATATACTAAAAACATCTACATGTCACGGTGCAGTTGacactgcattttatttattccgACATATCAAACATCTTATGTTGATACAAGCTTtacgtgcttttttttttttacaaaatctcAGAAACCTGGTTATTTTGTAGCAATAATGCACTAAGACTTGACCACATTCTGAGTGCAGGCGATCTCCTACTTCTTATCTTTGTGGCCACCACTGAGGAGCTTGCTAGTGTCTTAATTtctaaccattttttaaaattactgctGACAGGAGCCTGATCCCAAATTCACTGGCACTGTTACGTCCCTAGGCAAAAAGCAACAGCTCTAATGCCTCTGCAAACTCTGTCTGGGTGGCCACCGAGATATTATGGGGAGCAGGACTGAAAGCCTGTATTTCAATCCTATAAAACGGCTGGCTCCCTCATCTAACTTCTTGTTCTAATGAAACTCCTCTGCCcatttggcctcaaactctcaattccTTTGTCCCTTGCACTCTTTTTCCTAATAAGTGCCCTGACTACTCAAACAGAAGTCCTCCAAGGTCACCATGGGGCTGTTTCATATGTCTCCGAGAACCACGTGTAGCTCATTTTAATTGTACACTCCATGTAGCATGAGTCACGGTGTCTTATACTAAGTATCTGTCAATTTTGAGCTAAAACTTGCTCAACTGTACTCAACTTTCTTCCCAAGTAGCTGAGAACTTGAAGATCTCACAACAATTTTATGAATCGGTGAAACCAAGAACTAAGGAACAGAAACGAGTGAAGCACCCTGTGCCTTTCAGGAATAAAGCATAGTCGAATGGACTGACACAGGCCAGCAGTTCTAATTCTTTCTTTTAGAATCCTCCAGGCTTTCCTCACCCTTCCTTTTATTCCCAAAATCAAAGCAAATTAAGTAACTTGGGCTTTACAAATGTAAGAACTTCCAGTGTTCAGAAGAGTCCTGGTTCCCACTAACGGAGAGCTTGGATGAGTGGCCCTTTAGCAAGGCTCAGTTGGGACCCTTGTCCTGGGCTCTGGCTGGTGGTCCTGTTGAGGAAGTCCCTCCCTTggcccttgacttttttttttaaatcaagaatttaaaaaatgttacaaaatttaaaaactctctACCCCTATTTCACTGAGCATCCTCCTCTGTCCAAGCAGTACTTTGacgtctcattctttttgttttcatccgTCCTCTATGTCAAaagtgttgatgggctcaatattgtgcaggtgtCATGGAGGTAACAACATCCACTGTAAGGGCATGCACTCTTGTCTCCTGTGATGGGCTTACTACCCTCCTTGAACACACAGCTCTGCAACAATGCTGTTTCCAAGCATGTTCTTAATGCCAATGGCTACACGCATTGATAGCTCATGCCAAAGTACAATCTAAAAATTTCTAGCCTGAGGACCAGCAGAAAAGGTAACATTTTTAGTATTCCATGGCCTCTACGGCACAGGCTGGTCTACACCTTAAAGTAAATAGTGTTGACTAGGAAGTGACATGAAGCCTGGTTTGTTAgtgcacttgggagtctgaggtaagatcactgagagtttaaggcctgccagggactacagtgagaccctatctcacaaaagccaaattacataaaaattaagttttacaCAGATAGGCTTTAAAgctgaaaaacaaaatatcagtGTGGGAAATTTACCTgtgactttgttttcttctttgggaGAAACAACCTGTCACAAAAGCAATATGCAATTGTTAACCATGATACTGGTTTGGTAAGGAAAAAACCCCGGGCACTAACAAAAATCATAGTGGCAGAATGTGGCTTCAGACAGAAACTATTCATGACCAGAGAGTTCATGGTATACACTATGGCACCCAGCAGACCATTTCTGtcctctttccccctttttaCACTGGGCAGAATGAGCACCTCTTTTGCACAGCCAATTTCCAGCAGCACCAAAGTTCAGGTTCTTGATAAATCTGGATCTGGCTAACTAGCTACACTTACCCCACGTAGCCTCTTTTGGGGACAGTATGGCAAATGGCTTTGTTCACTGGTCAGATTGGAACCACAGGGAAAAGGCACTTGTCctccccagctatttttttttcctcacaaatcCCCTGTGCTACCTGAAGCATACAAAGGAACTCTGCCCTGAAAGGCTTCAGACCTGCTGTGAAACCTTCCCAAGGACGCAGTCCTTGAGTCTGGGTGGGTCATACTTTGCACTGCACATGTGCAGGGTCCCTTGGAAATGGGAACAGCGTCAAAGGGGGATGCCAATAGGGCAAGGCCACTCACCACGGTACGCTTAGCCTGTCGAGGAGGActaggctgtggagatggtttcttgggtggtggtggaggctgctgctgttgctgggctGGTGGTGGCGGTGGTTGTGGCTGCTGCGGCTGCGGCTGTGGCTGTGGAGCTGGCTGCTGCGAGTCCTTCTGCTGGGCCGGGGCTGGGTCAGAGCCCTGAGCCGCCTGTGACTGCTGTACTTGTGGCACTTGtggtgtgggctgaagagatgggggCTGCTGCAGCTGATGAGGGGTGTGGTGAGGCATCTGTTGCTTCCCTTGTGAGTACAGGTCCAGGATCTGGTGGCAGATGTCTAAATGACAGCAACAATTACATCCATCCCAAACTGATACTTTAAATCAAGttttaccaagaaaaaaaaaggggggggtaggacagatagctcaatggttaaagttgctggctggcaaagcctgccagcctgggtttaattcctccaAACCCACTTGAGCTAGACTCATCTGCCTCAAAGAAGGCAGAACACTGACAACTCCTTTGACTTTCagacatgtgcccacatgcattacgtaaattaaaaaaaaaagtaaagccccGATTCCTTATAAGGATTAAATATTAGGAGCCATCACATTTTCAACTCATCCCATTTTTGTTCTGCACAATACTGAgctgtattttcttttccctaagaaagagtcttactctagcccaggctgacctggaactcattatgtagtcccaagggtagccttgaactcacgtgatcctcctacctctgcctcccaagtgctgagattaaaggagtgtgccaccatgcctggcttaggctTTATTTTCAGTTCACTAAAACTATGTGCTTGACAAAGGAAACACATATTAAAGATATTATTAATTAAAGAGGCTACTGAAAACCATATACAGATTCCTATTTGGAAAAATCCACTCTGAGGAATCAAGGATCATAGGGATTCTCGAagatggagaaatggttcagcagttaaaggtgcttgcttgatggcctgggttcagttccccagtaccctcataatgCTGAATGCACAaaaagatgcatgcatctggagtttgtttgcagtggcaagaggccctagagtgcccattctctctcctctctgcttacaaataaataaaaatgtcaagaaaGTCCAGCATGCTGGGTACCTTCTAAAACATCAACAGGGACATCTTGAACAAACTGTTCCCACCATCTCCTATACATAGGTTTGGAGGTCCATTCTTGTATTTCAAATTTGCACAGACGTCCTGCGAGATACATCACTGCTACTGCTATGATCTCTGGTTCCCACTGCAGTGATAAGGTGGTGCAGAGACTAGTTcaacaaggaaaaagagagaaaatagctcTGACATTACTAAATTAATGCATGCAGTTTAGCTGTTTTATCGTTACATGTCAGTTTACATATTTCATTCTCTATATGTGACTAAAATGTTGTATATAAAAAAGCAACTCTTTAGCTACCAAAATAATTTACTTTAACCATACTTGCTAGTTTGTTCTTTAAAGAGTAAGAACTGTAGCACATTTCAAAACTACTACAGAATGAAGTGTAACTGAAAATGGTTTGTGTTCTTTAAATTGCTAAGATCCTGGTCACTGAACTGTTCTTCAATAGGCTAGTCAAACATTCTGTAAGGCAAATTTGAGAACATTCTTTGCCTGCCAAAGGGTGGGGATGCCAACCACTAGAGTCACTGGCATTTCAAGTTAACGCTGCAGATAAAAGCATTACAAGAAATCAAATGGGATCCAAGCATTCAGCTGTCAAAACTCTTagtcagagggagaaagaaacccCATGTGGGAAGCAGATGATCTGGACTTGGTTCTCACCCTGGTGGGGACTGCCTCTCCATGACCAGGATAAGCTAACTTTCTTCAGTTTCAAAGAGGGGTCTGGATTAAATGACTCACACAATGTCTGCTTATTTTGAAACACAAATTTGTTCAACATTTGACACGTGTACCTGTCATTTACAAACGTCCATGCCATTTGGACCAACTTCTGAATTTTGTTCTTATCACctagaaatggagaaaaaaaggcAAATTAATGGGAATAGAGAAAAAATAATTCACAAGCAGCAGCAAGTATTTCCTTAAAACCTAAGTTGTGCCAGCATAGCAAAGAGTTCATCTGAgaaatgagaagaaatgacaTGTGCCCACATATGACCTCTCGATCTCTTCCACATGACCTATGCTGAGCCACTTATGGGAAACGCGGCCCCGAAGCTAATTTTGTCCATTTCAAAATTCGGACTCATTTTCCTGCCTCCTATATCACCTGACAACtgcctgacagaaagctgtttattttttaaacatttaaaaaaaaaattttttttaatttattggtttgagagagacagacacagagagaaagacagatagagggagagagggagagaatgggtgtgccagggcttccagcctctgcaaacgaactccagacgcgtgcgcccccttgtgcatctggctaacgtgggacctggggaaccgagcctcgaaccggggtccttaggcttcacaggcaagcgcttaaccgctaagccatctctccagccccagaaagctgTTTATTATGACACAGAGTATTACAGTTCCACCATGGCAGTGTCTCAGTGAACTGCACTTCATACATGGAACTTGCTGTTTTCATTGTGTGAGAAGAATAATCTGAGTATTATCAAATTAAAAACATGTAATAATGAAAATACTGTCTTTGAAGAATAGCTGGGGATGTTGCTAAGTGGTATAGTACCGTGCTAGCACATTTGACAATCGATGGCGGGTTCCAACCCCAGTGCaaccaaaaacccaaaccaaaaaatcaaaaagctcTTTCTTCTTACCTTTGAGTTGTTTTGCATATTTGAGAAGGAACTGGTATGGATGCTCTACTTGCAAATCAAACTTTATAGTCTGTAGTAAGATTCTCTCCAAAACCATTACTTCTTCCTAAACAGCAAATGTTGGCACAGTATTATGATGATTGCAGGTCTAAACCAGCAGTACAGATGAGCCTTCCCTCTCCATAGTTTAGCAACTGCTCCCTGTTCCTTCTCTTTCCCACCTCTTTACATGGACAGAGAGAGTGGTAATATTAAAAGAACCCCCAAACAGGAAGGCAAAGCACAGGGTtaactcaacaacaacaaaaaacgacTACTGAACACAAAAGACCCCAAGAAGCCTTATTACTTTACGCATACATCCACCTAACCTTGGCAAAACAGAACTTTTGCTTATGACAGCCAGTTTCACGAGACAGTAAGCTGCACACTGTGCAGACATGCAGTGTGTCCACGCACAACTCACTCTTTCATTTACCTATAATGTGCTGCTCCAACACCATGTGCCGAACAGAGGCCTTTCTTGTCTGAGATGCTACCCCAGTACATCCtcaattttatacacacacaagaCCCTTTGTTCATCAACCCATGTCCAAGGCACAGCTCCAGTACTACTAGTACTTATAACAAACTTGGTCTTTGTCATGTCATTTAGTGACATTCTGACTGAGAAGTCACTGGATTTATAGGCTGACTGGGCAAAATGGGGAGTTTTCAACTACAATGAGTAATTCTGCAAAAATTTTGTATAAGAAAGACCTATCATAGTTTGAAGTAAATCTTCTCTATCTTCCATGTTTTCTTATtcttaagtattttgtttttactgcTGTTTCTGTAAATGAATTCTCTAGTGTCCTGAAGCAGGCCCCACACAGCCTGATGATGGGAGCACATACAGACTGCATACGACTGCTGAGACACTGACAGATTATAGAAGGGCTTGTCTGGCCACAGAAGAAAAAGGTTTGCTGGGACTGATACATTCTCATCATTAGCAACTACACAAGCACATTAGCCTGGGAAGAGACCCATGAGGGACTGGCTCCActgcctagatgtctctcaactgatgagtgaataatgaagatgtggcacatttatacaatggagttctattcaccagtaaagaaaaatgaagttacaaaacttgcagaaaaatggatggacctggaaaggattatactaagtgaggtaacccaggcccagaaagctaagcgccacatgttctccctcacatgtggatcctagctacagatgattgagcttctgcgtgagaaggaaaatacttagtagcagaggccagtaagttaaaaaggagatataaagggaagagaaaggaagggaggagggtacttaataggttggtattgtgtatgtgtgtatggatgtgtgtgtatatatatgactacaatggttgagatggggaggtaatatgatggagaatggaatttcaaaggggaaagtgtgggggaaggaggggaggatattaccatgggatattttttataatcatggaaaatgttaataaaaattgtgaaaagaaaaataaataaataaaatgtacccttaaaaataaaaaaaaaaaaaaaaactctttgtgCCGTCTTCTTGATTTTGCTGTGAACCAACAGCAGCTCTCCGACAGTGACCTCTGGTTGGATATGGTGGTGGACACCCGCAGTCCTAGTCCTTGTCCTGTGAAGCTGAGGCAGGCTGGCAGTTACTGACTCATCAGTGTGCTGTCACCTAAAAGCACTCAGCACACTGCAAGTCTAGGCTATCTCATCTTTCCTCTTGTCTTCAAATTAAGGAGTACCTTCCATACAATGCCCTCTTAGAACTCAAGTGGCTGGGAGGGCCACAGACATCGTCAACATACTGGCCCTATGATAACTTCACAGGAGGGAGGCAAGGTCTGAGGGCAGGAAGTTATGGTTCTTACCTTTGGGTCATCTCCAAACTGGCCAAATTGCACATCATTTAATAAACTACGAGCTGTTTTGATGatatctttacatttttttggtgtttcttctaCTTTTCCAGCCAAAAAGAGGCAACAAGCTCCTGTCACCTACAAGGAAGATGGAAGGTCTTAATTTTTGTTAGCGAAAATCACATAGGGACAGACATGAGGACTTTTGATTTTCATAGTAAATCAGCCCCCCTCCTGTCTCATTCAAATATTCTGATAATCTAAAAGCCTGAAGGATATTTTACAGCCTTGAAAATGGCtttataagttattttaaaatttaatattcttAGGACTGATGTGTGCTTAAGTAGTATAATTCTTGCCTATTGTGCATAATGCCCTGTGTTCAAGGCCTAGCACtacactaaaaataaaactttaattttctgtcatataaataatacCAAAGAAGCCAAAATTATAAAAGTCACAGAGACACATTTCTTTCTTGCAACCTCAGCAGTACAATTTGCTGTGGAAAAAGAGTAAGCACAACTCTATGCATGCCCTGTGGAATCACCTGTGCACCAGTCTCCTCTGCTGGGTCTGAATGTGTACACCCCAGCCCAGGCCCAAGCTGTATGTTAAAGATAATCTCTAGTGTGGTGGTACTTCCAAGTGACTCTTCTGGGGAGACTATCCCCTAATATGTATGGTAATACTGCCCTTGTAGGAGGCCTGAGGGAGTTTACTCGTTCCTCCCACCATGTGAGGATAGTAAGAAGGTCCCTTTATGAGGAATGGGGCTTTACTAGTCTCTGAATCtgccttcccagcctccagaactgtacaCTGTGGCCTTAGATTTCTGCTCCTAAGATAGAATTAATCTCCCCCTTGAATGCCACAGACCTGTCTATACTTCTCTTTGGCCTTCCTTTAAGGCCAAATTCATTTTGAGAAAGGTAACAAAGAATCTGTAAACGTGGACACCAAGTACAAAAGGACTGTGGtccacaatgaaagaaaaaagatttcaaTACAGTTAATATGAGGAGAAAAACTAACAAATTCCAACCTGATTTTGCCTATATAC
The nucleotide sequence above comes from Jaculus jaculus isolate mJacJac1 chromosome 7, mJacJac1.mat.Y.cur, whole genome shotgun sequence. Encoded proteins:
- the Ccnk gene encoding LOW QUALITY PROTEIN: cyclin-K (The sequence of the model RefSeq protein was modified relative to this genomic sequence to represent the inferred CDS: deleted 1 base in 1 codon), yielding MKENKENSSPSVASANLDHTKPCWYWDKKDLAHTPSQLEGLDPATEARYRREGARFIFDVGTRLGLHYDTLATGIIYFHRFYMFHSFKQFPRYVTGACCLFLAGKVEETPKKCKDIIKTARSLLNDVQFGQFGDDPKEEVMVLERILLQTIKFDLQVEHPYQFLLKYAKQLKGDKNKIQKLVQMAWTFVNDSLCTTLSLQWEPEIIAVAVMYLAGRLCKFEIQEWTSKPMYRRWWEQFVQDVPVDVLEDICHQILDLYSQGKQQMPHHTPHQLQQPPSLQPTPQVPQVQQSQAAQGSDPAPAQQKDSQQPAPQPQPQPQQPQPPPPPAQQQQQPPPPPKKPSPQPSPPRQAKRTVVVSPKEENKVTEPPPPKIPKLETTHPPLPPAHPPPDRKPPLATALGDGEPPGPVEAGDLPKVQIPPPAHPAPVHQPPPLPHRPPPPPPSSYMTGMSTTSSYMSGEGYQSLQSMMKTEGPSYGALPPAYGPPAHLPYHPHVYPPNPPPPPVPPPPASFPPPTIPPPTPGYPPPPPTYNPNFPPPPPRLPPAHAVPPHPPPGLGLPPASYPPPAVPPGGQPPVPPPIPPPGMPPVGGLGRAAWLR